CTGTGAATAACTTGTTGTACCCGTCAACGAGACTCGGGATTTGGGGTGATTTTTATCCGGTTATCCACAGGCTAGCGCCCGCGGAAACTCGATTCATCGCCGTGGCCCATATCCTGCAGCATCGCGTTATAGCGTTCCAGTTCGGCATCATCGTCCGCATCCGCTTGCATATCGTGGCGGCGAGCCGTAGCGCGATCATCGCTGAGCCAATCCAGGAAGAGCTTGCCAAAGACAATAACCAGCGGGAACTGACCGAAGCCCCACGCGATGCCGCCGCCCACGCGTTGATCTTGGAGCAGATCCTGATCCCAGGGCAGCTCCAAATACTGGTAGAAGTCTGCACCCAACACACTTTGCAGCTGCATCAGGTACACGCCGGCAAAGAGGTGGAATGGCATGGAAAGGAACAACACGGCCAATCGGAACGGGGTGGAGTGGCGTTTGGGAAGCGGATCCGGCCCGATGATTTCCCAGAAGTAGAAGCAGCCGGAGATGATGAACGTAAAGTTCATAATGAGGTGGCCGGCGTGCTCGGAGATAGCGAATTGATACAGGCCGGGGAACAAATACAGCACGTAGAGGAAAAATAGGTACTGCACGAGGTTGACAAACGGATTGGTAATAAAAGCGACGATCTTGGACTGGGTGGCCGCCAGCGCATAGTCGTGCAGGCTGGGCTTTCCCTTCGGCCCCGCCTCAAAGGCCTCCATGAGCAGGGTCAATGGCGCACCCAGGACGAGCAGGAGCGGTATTGCCATCGACAAAATCATGTGCACCAACATGTGCATGGAATACATCGCCGGCATATACAGGCCTAGGCCGGTGGACATCACAAGGGTCAGGCCCAGCGCACCGCACATAAACCACGCAGTACGTCCCTTGCTCCAGGTCAGGCCGCGCTTGTGTACGCGGTAGACGCAGTAGCCATAGGCCACAGCCAAAAGCAGGCCAATCGTGCCAAACATGATGTCAAAGCGGAACATGGTCCACACGTTGAGCACCGTGGGCTTTTCAAACAGCTCATAGCCCATCAGAATCTGCATCGAGTTGAGGTTGGGATCGCGCGGCGCCGGGGGCACAGTGCGGCCCAGCGTGATGGCCACGCCAATAGTGGCGGCCATGACCGCTACTTCCACGATGGCAATACGAAGGAAAAGGCGCGGATTCTTGCCCAGCTGCGGGATGGTGAGCTCGCGGTGAGCAAGGCCGAAAATACCCAGCAAAATCGTCAGCACGAACTTGGTAATCAGAATGATTCCGTACGCGGAATCCACCAGATCGGAGATATTCATGCGGATGAGCGTGTTAATCAAGCCCGAAACAGCAAGCACCACAATGGCCATAAAGGCGATTCCGGAGTAGCGCTTCACCGCAAAGGCGAGGTTGGGGCCAAGGCGCCGACCATGGGCGATAAGCGCCATGAGCCCGCCTACCCAAAGCATGACAAAGACCAAATGCCACAGGAGCGAATTGGTGCCGTAATCATGGTCGCCGCCCGTCGCGGAGTGGCCTTCCATGCCAATTGGTACGACCTGCATTATGGACAAGAAAAGCAGGACCGGCTGCATGGACCAGCCGCGGCCCACGAGACCGAGAATGCCCACTACTAGAGCGATGAGTACGGAGATTGCCCACACGATGGTGGTGGAAATTTCCGTCAGCGCCATTTTCATGATGGAAGGCTCGAATACCTGGGAAAAGGGTGCGCCGGTGAGGTCGGACATAATGAGTGGAATTTCCACGAGACCCACGGCCGCCACACCAAAGGAAGCCCACGTACCGGTGCGCGCGGCGATGTGGCCGTCGACGGACAAGGGGGCATCGATAAGCGTGGCATTGTCCCCGCGCGGCGCGATGAGGAACGACGAGGCCAAGAATGAGCCCACGGACAAAGCCATGAGAATCCACGCCACACCCCGAAAGAGTGGCAGGCCAAAGGTAGTTATGCGACCGGGATCCGGGATACCCAGGGCCGCCAGGGAATCGGCTAAAAGGAACAGCGAAATAAAACCGGCAATCAGGCCTGCAATAAGCATCGCTGCGATATAAATTCCCCAGGAAGGGCGGGGCTTCTTACCCGCCGCGTTCACACTGTTAACCTGCTCATTCGCCATAGTGCGCATTGTATAGCGCCACCTAGTTTCTCACCTAACACACATTTTGTCTTTACATGTGTCATCATGGAGCTTATGGACACCCGTCAACTTCTTTATTTTCGCGCCGTTGTAGACAATGGCTCCTTCACTCACGCTGCCGAATCCCTCGATATGACCCAGCCGTCTCTGAGCCTTTCCATCCGGAAGCTAGAAAAGGAGCTAAACGCCCAGCTGCTCTCGCGCGGTCGCTCCGGTGTCTCCACCACTGAGGCCGGCGATTATGTCTACGAAACGGCCGTCAAGGTTGATGCCCTGCTGAACGAAACCCAGCGCCATATCAGCGAAATAACCGGTGACAAGGCCAGCACCGTATCCCTCGCCTCCGGCGCCATTTTGAACTGGGAATTTACCCCTGCCGCCCTCGCTGAGCTCAAGCGGATTTACCCCACCGCCAATATCTCGCTGGATGACGCCGAACCGGCTACCGCTATCAAGCACCTACTGGATGGCCAGGTGGACCTAGCGCTCTTACCGACGTCCGATCCGAAGGCCTTCATTCGCCGCTACTCCCCCGAGCTCACCGTCCACCAGGTGGCCACGTTCGATTACTCCGTCGCCCTTCCCCAGCGCCTCGCCGAGTTGGAATCCCCCGTCTCCCTCGCTGACCTGAAGAAGGAAACATGGCTTGTCCCACCGCGCAGCCGCGAACTTCCTGAACTAGCCGAGTTCTATCAAGACCTATGGAATAGCCGCCCGGGCCTCAAGCCGGAAAAGACCCAGGAAGTCGCCAGCCTCAATAGCGCGATTCCTATGGTCTCCAGTGGCCTCGGCGTCAGCATCGTGCCCAATTGCGCACCCGCTGTGCAGCCACACGGCATCATCACCCGCCCGATTGCTGATGACCTACCCCGCTACTACGCCATCGTGGCCTACCGCACGGATCGCGAGCTGACCGCAGCCACCCAAGACTTGGTGGACATCCTGCGCACGCCGCAGCGCACCCTGGCTTAGGTTTCCCCGCCCTCGTGGGCTACTATAAGTGCGTTGTAAGCCCCCATAGCTCAGTGGATTAGAGCAGTGGGTTTCTACCCCATGTGTCGCGGGTTCGAATCCTGCTGGGGGCACCGCGCGAAAGCCTTGAGGCGCCGAGTTTCTCGCCGCTTCAGGGCTTTTTGTTTACGCTAGGACTCACCATGCCCCCACT
This genomic stretch from Corynebacterium tuberculostearicum harbors:
- a CDS encoding cytochrome c oxidase assembly protein, translating into MRTMANEQVNSVNAAGKKPRPSWGIYIAAMLIAGLIAGFISLFLLADSLAALGIPDPGRITTFGLPLFRGVAWILMALSVGSFLASSFLIAPRGDNATLIDAPLSVDGHIAARTGTWASFGVAAVGLVEIPLIMSDLTGAPFSQVFEPSIMKMALTEISTTIVWAISVLIALVVGILGLVGRGWSMQPVLLFLSIMQVVPIGMEGHSATGGDHDYGTNSLLWHLVFVMLWVGGLMALIAHGRRLGPNLAFAVKRYSGIAFMAIVVLAVSGLINTLIRMNISDLVDSAYGIILITKFVLTILLGIFGLAHRELTIPQLGKNPRLFLRIAIVEVAVMAATIGVAITLGRTVPPAPRDPNLNSMQILMGYELFEKPTVLNVWTMFRFDIMFGTIGLLLAVAYGYCVYRVHKRGLTWSKGRTAWFMCGALGLTLVMSTGLGLYMPAMYSMHMLVHMILSMAIPLLLVLGAPLTLLMEAFEAGPKGKPSLHDYALAATQSKIVAFITNPFVNLVQYLFFLYVLYLFPGLYQFAISEHAGHLIMNFTFIISGCFYFWEIIGPDPLPKRHSTPFRLAVLFLSMPFHLFAGVYLMQLQSVLGADFYQYLELPWDQDLLQDQRVGGGIAWGFGQFPLVIVFGKLFLDWLSDDRATARRHDMQADADDDAELERYNAMLQDMGHGDESSFRGR
- a CDS encoding LysR family transcriptional regulator; the encoded protein is MDTRQLLYFRAVVDNGSFTHAAESLDMTQPSLSLSIRKLEKELNAQLLSRGRSGVSTTEAGDYVYETAVKVDALLNETQRHISEITGDKASTVSLASGAILNWEFTPAALAELKRIYPTANISLDDAEPATAIKHLLDGQVDLALLPTSDPKAFIRRYSPELTVHQVATFDYSVALPQRLAELESPVSLADLKKETWLVPPRSRELPELAEFYQDLWNSRPGLKPEKTQEVASLNSAIPMVSSGLGVSIVPNCAPAVQPHGIITRPIADDLPRYYAIVAYRTDRELTAATQDLVDILRTPQRTLA